The DNA window GCTTCCTTGTGTTCAATTTGAGGTCGGACCCAATGCTGTTAACTTAAGAGTTTTTTAAAATAAATTCGACCTCTTGGAATAATTCCAGCAAAAGCTGGAACCGGTTTTGTTACCATTTTTCTGAACCCCGGGTTTCGTAAGCGTTGTGGGCCGCTTGGAATTTCCCTTATAAATAGCGGAATTGAGCCTGATCTCACTCAAAACCCATTCCAAAATGTTAAGAGGCAATACGATACAACATATTGTAATTAATATATTATTTCCTTAAGTTAACGGCATTAGGTCCGACCCCGTTTAGCCATTACAGTTTTATCATAATCTGTTTATATCTTGCATTCAACGTGGAAGTCAGCAACGAGCACGCGGTTTTTTGCCGGTCTGCTGCACTGACTTATCGGTCTGTATTTACAATTCATCACCAAGAATCGGTTTGCGCTTTGGGACATCATCTAATATTTTTCTAAGATCAGACTTTTTCGCTCTTTTGGCTTTACTTTTTAAATAATCTTCTGTCATGATCGCAGAAATTTTTTCAGATACCGCAGATGAAACAAATTGACTGCACGGGTCAAACCTTGATTTGTGATTAAAGTTTTTTATATTGACCCCCTCATCGCACGATCCACGGCAATCCTGTCCCCAATAACTTTGACGTCTCTGCTAATGGCCGGACAAATCAGCTCGATGTGAGAGCGATAACTTGCAAAGCGCCGCCACGCCTTAATCACAAATCAAGGTTTGACCCGTGGCATCTTGACAAATAATCCTACTTCCCCTGACCCCAATTAGCATTTGTTGAATTGCTACGGGAGCCTATGTTTCCAGTAGGAGGGTTCCCGGCTACAATGCATAACGGCCAGTATTAAAATATAATTGTCTTCTATGGTATAAAGAACAGCGTATGGGAAACGCTTGGTCAAGCAACGTCGTACATCTTCATCAATCACGCGATATAACTCCGGGTTCTCGACTATCTTTTCGATCGCGCTTTCTACCTCGGAATAAAACGCCGCTCCCAATGAGGGGCTTTTTTCAAAATAGTAAATCGTCGCTTCCTTGAATTCAGCTCGTGCTTCTGGATGGAATGAGTATCTCATTTATCATC is part of the Deltaproteobacteria bacterium genome and encodes:
- a CDS encoding type II toxin-antitoxin system RelE/ParE family toxin; amino-acid sequence: MRYSFHPEARAEFKEATIYYFEKSPSLGAAFYSEVESAIEKIVENPELYRVIDEDVRRCLTKRFPYAVLYTIEDNYILILAVMHCSREPSYWKHRLP